The following coding sequences lie in one Silene latifolia isolate original U9 population chromosome 5, ASM4854445v1, whole genome shotgun sequence genomic window:
- the LOC141656768 gene encoding GRF1-interacting factor 3-like, with protein MQQSPQMFGMPTQQQPTMLSTEQIQKYLDENKQLIMAIMESQNLGKINECAQYQAQLQKNLMYLAAIADAQPPAPTGPSQASPQLQQQPQQQPQQPQPQPQMPMQSTTQGPPLMQPPQAGFSQQQTVGYGGRLPFMGQPYEQQLHHIQHQQSMGGMMGMRMGGPGPGPSGLHPALQTGHGTAAHFMDARTRQDGSETGSEGK; from the exons ATGCAACAATCACCTCAAATGTTTGGGATGCCTACACAACAACAACCCACCATGCTCTCCACTGAACAAATTCAAAAG TATTTGGATGAGAATAAGCAGTTGATTATGGCAATCATGGAAAGTCAGAATTTGGGTAAAATTAATGAATGTGCTCA GTATCAAGCTCAGCTTCAAAAGAATTTAATGTACTTAGCTGCTATAGCTGATGCCCAGCCACCTGCACCAACCGGCCCATCTCAGGCATCGCCGCAATTACAGCAACAGCCCCAGCAGCAGCCCCAACAGCCTCAACCTCAACCTCAG ATGCCCATGCAATCGACAACGCAAGGGCCACCTCTCATGCAGCCTCCTCAAGCTGGGTTTTCTCAACAACAGACAGTTGGGTATGGGGGACGGTTGCCTTTCATGGGTCAGCCTTAtgagcaacagttgcatcatatCCAACATCAGCAGTCTATGGGAGGTATGATGGGCATGAGGATGGGTGGGCCCGGACCCGGGCCTAGTGGCTTGCATCCCGCCCTTCAAACAGGTCACGGTACTGCAGCCCATTTTATGGATGCTCGTACCAGACAAGATGGGTCGGAAACTGGTTCCGAAGGGAAATGA
- the LOC141655909 gene encoding protein CANDIDATE G-PROTEIN COUPLED RECEPTOR 7-like encodes MVPFPYLAIIFSLLLLPPYTLSETRLTTLRSDSRPIIPLDEFGFTHSGNLELNGTLLSLHLHNPTNPNPNSNPDSNDLSLVGFFLCTAESWARVLDQIAVNDIVCPLQSDVVLPVFSFDRLNNGGLTEFNLSVPIHNPNLFSLVFANCIPNLRISMDVYSSMYNFNSKTLIRDYLSAGKSNLPAIYFSIALIYVTLSLIWGFLIYAKRVVVYKIHFFMLAVLILKTLNLFCEAEDKSYIKRTGTAHGWDVLFYIFSFLKGITLFTLIVLIGTGWSFLKPYLQDKEKRVLMIVIPLQVVSNVAQVVVDETGPYGEDSDIWMEVFLVIDLICCCAVLFPIVWSINNLEDASRTDGKVKVNLLKLKLFRHYYVVVIFYIYFTRVIVYGLETITSYRYQWTSVVAGELGTLVFYVFTGYNFRPKLHNPYFVVDDEEEEAAVEMLSVDED; translated from the coding sequence ATGGTCCCTTTCCCTTACCTAGCCATCATCTTCTCCCTCCTTCTCCTTCCCCCTTACACGCTCTCCGAAACCCGACTCACGACTCTCCGTTCCGACTCACGTCCAATTATCCCTCTTGATGAATTCGGGTTTACTCATTCGGGTAACCTCGAATTAAATGGCACCCTATTATCTCTCCACCTCCACAACCCAACTAACCCGAACCCAAACTCGAACCCGGACTCGAACGATCTTTCCCTTGTCGGGTTTTTTCTCTGTACTGCTGAATCCTGGGCCCGGGTTCTCGATCAAATCGCCGTAAATGACATTGTTTGTCCCCTTCAATCCGACGTCGTTTTGCCTGTCTTTTCATTTGATCGTCTCAACAATGGCGGTCTCACGGAATTTAATCTCTCTGTTCCGATACATAACCCTAATTTATTCTCCCTTGTTTTCGCTAATTGCATCCCTAATTTACGAATTTCCATGGATGTTTACTCATCCATGTATAATTTCAATTCCAAAACCCTAATTCGTGATTATTTATCCGCCGGAAAGTCTAATTTACCAGCAATCTATTTCTCAATTGccctaatttatgtaaccctaagtttaatttgggggtttttgatttacGCGAAAAGGGTTGTTGTTTATAAGATTCATTTCTTCATGCTTGCTGTCTTAATTCTAAAAACCCTAAATTTATTTTGCGAAGCCGAAGATAAGAGTTATATTAAAAGAACTGGGACTGCACATGGTTGGGATGTTTTGTTCTACATATTCAGCTTCTTGAAGGGTATTACATTGTTTACTTTGATTGTTTTGATTGGAACCGGGTGGTCGTTTTTGAAACCCTATTTGCAAGACAAGGAGAAGAGGGTGTTAATGATTGTGATCCCGTTACAAGTGGTGTCGAATGTGGCTCAGGTTGTGGTTGATGAGACCGGGCCATATGGGGAGGATTCCGATATTTGGATGGAGGTTTTCTTGGTTATTGATTTGATTTGTTGTTGCGCGGTCTTGTTCCCAATCGTTTGGTCGATTAATAACCTTGAGGACGCGTCTAGGACCGATGGGAAGGTGAAGGTGAATTTGCTGAAATTGAAGTTGTTTAGGCATTATTATGTGGTGgttattttttacatttacttcACCAGGGTGATTGTTTACGGGTTGGAAACAATTACGAGTTATAGGTATCAATGGACTAGTGTAGTCGCGGGTGAATTGGGTACTCTTGTTTTCTATGTGTTTACCGGGTACAATTTTAGGCCGAAGTTGCATAATCCTTACTTTGTTgttgatgatgaagaagaagaagccgCTGTTGAAATGTTGAGTGTAGATGAAGATTAG